From Salvia splendens isolate huo1 chromosome 16, SspV2, whole genome shotgun sequence, a single genomic window includes:
- the LOC121770352 gene encoding serine/threonine-protein phosphatase 7 long form homolog, whose product MSTIGRMFVWIFLALFRIELSDDHEQYMYNQRARVYCLLLLGGLLIPNATGNKIPFFYLQFFMDIEQCGSYSWGGATLACLYHNLCEAALGKRTDVGGALTLLQLWAWERIPIIRPQMLNPAPVDYLPCAVAWTGRASYVKAPGHCIETFRDQFSTMHANQFIWRPYESRNLPDVSVAGRPIWTSMTTLICWNMVEPHMPQRVLRQFGIGFHGSDFTKQDRRGKAGRNWVQWHANHIQDWHNRHDTVYVDLEYSLVPVATDEYMD is encoded by the exons ATGTCAACTATTGGAAGGatgtttgtttggattttcttgGCTTTATTCCGGATTGAGTTGAGTGATGACCACGAGCAATACATGTACAATCAACGTGCTCGTGTGTATTGTCTGCTGTTACTGGGTGGTCTACTGATCCCGAACGCTACCGGTAATAAAATTCCCTTCTTCTACCTTCagtttttcatggatatagaacaaTGTGGTAGCTATAGCTGGGGAGGTGCGACTCTTgcctgcttgtaccacaatctaTGTGAAGCTGCACTTGGTAAGAGGACCGATGTCGGGGGAGCTCTTACATTGTTACAACTATGGGCTTGGGAAAGAATCCCAATTATTAGACCGCAGATGCTGAACCCCGCGCCCGTAGACTACTTACCATGTGCAGTCGC atGGACTGGTCGGGCCTCTTATGTAAAAGCACCGGGGCATTGCATTGAAACTTTCAGAGATCAGTTCTCAACAATGCATGCCAATCAG tttatttggaggccgtATGAATCGCGAAATCTGCCGGATGTTTCTGttgccggtcgtcctatatggacgtcGATGACAACACTAATCTGCTGGAATATGGTTGAGCCACACATGCCACAGCGGGTGTTGCGACAATTTGGGATTGGGTTCCACGGATCTGATTTTACGAAACAGGATCGACGTGGCAAAGCAGGTCGGAACTGGGTTCAGTGGCACGCCAATCATATACAAGATTGGCATAATAGGCACGACACGGTGTATGTTGATTTGGAGTACTCATTGGTGCCTGTTGCTACTGATGAGTACATGGATTAG